In Trifolium pratense cultivar HEN17-A07 linkage group LG7, ARS_RC_1.1, whole genome shotgun sequence, a genomic segment contains:
- the LOC123899139 gene encoding eukaryotic translation initiation factor 3 subunit F-like, whose amino-acid sequence MAKTNRTVLQFSSSSSSSQSLSAKVHPLVVFNICDCYVRRPDQAERVIGTLLGSVLPDGTVDIRNSYAVPHSESLDQVALDIEYHHNMLLSHQKVNQKEVIVGWYSTGHGVNGGSALIHEFYSREVPNPIHLTVDTGFTTGGGTIKAHVSNNLTLGDRQIAAQFHEIPLDLRMVEAERVGFDILKATTVDKIPSDLEGMEASMEHLLALIDDISKYVDDVVEGRVAPDNKIGKFISDAVGSLPKLPPSDFDKLINDSLQDNLLMLYLSSITRTQLSLAEKLNTAAQIL is encoded by the exons ATGGCGAAAACCAATCGCACAGTGTTGCAattctcttcatcttcttcgtctTCTCAGAGCTTATCCGCTAAGGTTCACCCTCTTGTTGTCTTCAACATCTGCGACTGCTACGTTCGTCGCCCTGATCAAGCCGAACGCGTCATTGGTACGCTTCTCGGATCTGTTCTTCCTGATGGAACCGTTGATATCCGTAATTCATATGCTGTTCCTCACAGTGAGTCTCTCGATCAG GTTGCGTTGGACATAGAGTACCATCATAATATGTTATTGTCCCACCAAAAAGTGAATCAAAAGGAAGTCATAGTTGGATG GTATTCAACTGGACATGGAGTAAACGGTGGAAGTGCATTGATCCATGAATTTTATTCTCGAGAAGTACCCAATCCCATACATTTGACTGTTGACACAGGATTCACAACTGGAGGAGGTACCATAAAAGCTCATGTGTCAAACAATTTAACTCTTGGAGATAGGCAAATTGCTGCACAGTTTCATGAAATTCCATTGGATCTTCGTATGGTTGAAGCTGAGCGAGTTGGAT TTGATATCCTAAAGGCAACCACCGTTGACAAAATTCCCTCTGATTTAGAAGGCATGGAAGCATCAATGGAACATCTGCTAGCTTTGATTGATGACATCTCCAAATATGTTGACGATGTTGTG GAAGGGCGAGTCGCACCAGACAACAAAATTGGGAAGTTTATTTCAGATGCAGTAGGTTCTCTTCCCAAATTGCCGCCATCAGATTTTGATAAGCTTATCAATGACAGCTTGCAG GATAACTTGCTCATGCTATATTTATCTAGCATCACAAGAACTCAACTTAGCTTGGCCGAAAAACTGAACACAGCTGCTCAGATTTTGTAA